The sequence TGGAGCCGATCACCTACGCCAACGGGTCTACTCTGGATGACCCGGCCATCACCTACGGCATCGTCTTCTCCAACTTCATGAGTAAAGGGGTCTATACCTTCCAGGGGGGCACCGATGCGCTCGTGCTGCAGATGAAGGAAGAGATGCTCCGCAACGGCGTCGATCTCCGCATCCGCTCGCTGGTCGAGAAGATTGAAGTCGACAAGGATCGCAACGTCACCGGCGTGGTCGTGAACGGCAAACGCATTGGCTGCCGAGCCGTGCTGTCGAACTCGAACGTTAAGTCGACGATTCTGAAGATGGTTGGCGAAGAGAATTTCGATCCGGCGTTCGTCGAGGAAACCAAAGCGGTCCGTGTGAACAACAGCAGCTGCCAGGTTTACTTCGGCCTCAAGCCGGGCGTCGGCTTCGACTACTGCGGCGACCTGCTGTTCCACTCCGAGCACCGCGGCTTCGACATCGACGCGATGCTCAGCAAGGACGTCAGCAGCCGGACCTTCTCGTTCTATTACCCGGAAACCCGCCCCGGCTCCGACCGCTGGCTGATCGTTTCGTCGACCAACGCCCGCTACGAAGACTGGGCGAACCTGTCGGAAGAGCAGTACGAAAAGGACAAGCAGGAGCTCTGCGACACCACGATCGACTGCCTGGAGCAATACGTCCCGGACATCCGCGAGAAACTCGACTGGGTCGAAGCGGCGACGCCACGAACGTTCAAGCACTACACCCGCCACATGCACGGAGCCTCGTTCGGCACCAAGTTCGAAGGCCTGAAAGTCAGCCAGACCCTCCCCCACCAGATCCACGGCCTCCACCACGCCGGCTCCGTCGGCATCATCATGTCCGGCTGGCTGGGCGCAGTGAACTACGGCGTGATCGTGGCGAACGAGGTGGATAAGTATCTGACGCCAAAAGAGGCGACTGTGTAGCTTTGCGAGAATTCTGGACTTGAAAACTGATTGTGCCTGCGCAATACTTATTTCGACCGCTGACAGCGGAAATGTGCCCTGACGGGCATAATTCATTCACACTCCTGACGGAGTAGAAAGGTTGCCGAAATGGCCAATCTAGATCTTCGCACGCTCTCTGCGCCTCTCGAGGCACTTCGACCTGACGTTGAAGCTGCGTATCAACGGCTCGATCGACAATGGGAATCAATCGCTGAGCACCTTAAGGGGCTTCCTATCCCGTGTAGCATCGAATTCGTCTTCGACTATAACGAGTTCATGCCAGAACGTTATTCCGCGTTGGAATGGCGAAAAATCAACGGGTCGAAGAGATTCTGCATTGTTAATTACGACGAAGATCGCTCAAACTACGAGCAGACGTCTATCTGTAGTATTCGGCCATTTGAAGAATGGAGTGCAGAAGAGCGTGTAAACATGCTTCAGCACATTCCAGGGTTATTTGAAGCAGCGACAAGACAAACTAAAGAGTTTATCGAGAAGATCGGTAACGGAGGAGGCAATGAATGATCAGTCTCCCGTTCCGATTTGGGTTATGTCGTTTTGCTGCGTTATGCCATTTTGTGCCCTCTGTTTTATGGCAGGCGCGTGCAGCTTTGGATGCATTACTGAAACTACGCTATTTGCCGGCATAATCTTTCTTTGCAATAAGACCTTGTCGCGAATTTTGCCTTCTTCACAAACCAAGACTTTCATCCGTTGATTTCAGTCCCGTACGTCAGGCACCGCCTGGCGCGGCTTCTTCGAGCTGTGTCGATTTCTCGTCAGGCAGTGCGTGACCTACTCTATGCCATGTGTTTTGCGCAAAAGTCCATAACTCCCCCGTTTCCGGGACTTTTGCGCAGCGGGCTCAGTTTCTCGCCCGCGGGTGGCCGTGATAGCTCCGCTATCAGGGCGGCGCAGCCGTAGGAGGATGCCGTTTGATGTGGCCTGATTAGGGTCTTGCTTCTCGCCCGGACCTGTGCTGAAATCACGCTATCGTACTGAGCCGTCCAATCCCACTTCGCCCACGGCTGCGCCGCCCCGTGAGAATCTTTCGGGGCCACCCGGGAACGACTCGGAGCTCTTTGGAGAAGCCCCCCATGCCAAGTCGGCGGACGATTGCCGTCCTTGAGGATGATCCCGAGCGGATCGCGCATTTTCGGCCGCTGCTCGTCGAGCACTTCCCTCAATACGAACTCGCCTTCTTTGAACATGCGGGGGAAATGACGTCCTGGCTGGAGTCGCACTTCGATGAGGTGGTCGGAATGGCCCTCGACAACGATCTGCCACTCCGTTCTATGCCGGATGGTACCACTCAGGATTGCGGTGAAGGTCGAGAAGTCGCGGACTGGCTGGCGACGCGGCCGCCGAGGTTTCCCATTGTGATCCACTCGACCAACACCTGGGCGGTCGAGTACATGCTCGACGTTCTCGGCCTGGCGGGATGGCGGATCGAACGGGTGATTCCGTTCCCGGGAACACGATGGATGACGCGGTATTGGATCGGGGCTGTGCGAGGTCTGCTTGAGAACGATGCCGACGCACGCGATTGAGACGGACTCCGGATTAACGGGCCAGCCACCGAAGCCGCGTAACCGCAGAACAGGGTTGGCTCAGACGCGTGCGTCTGAGTGACGAAGTCACAGGAAGCAGGTCACTCGCGTGGAGAGAGAAGTCGGTGCTCTGAAAGTCTCCGTCCCGAGAACGTAACTCGGTGCGTTGTTCGGTGGCCGAAAATAAAAAGAACCGCCGGTCAGGCTGTTTCTGACCGACGGCGTCAAACCGGGGACATCGCGAGGATGCCCCGGAATCTGGTTCGGCTGTAACCGCTGGTGAGGGAAGCGAACGAGTCCGGCGATTCGAGGATCAGCCTGTTCGTGTTCCGCACTCTTGGGGATATTGCCCCTCGCGGTCAACCGAAGCGAAGCAGTGTCGAGCACTGCCCCTGTTCCTAGTACTTGTATTCGTACGCGTGGCGGATGTAACGACGGTCGGCGTCGTAGTCGCCGTCGTAATCGCTGCGGAGTTTCGTATCCAGTTCGGAGTTCCAGCTGGAGTAGGTCTTGCCGTAATGTCGCTGGGCGGCGTAACCGAAGCGGAACGCCTGTTCGCGATTCTCGAAGGCGTCGTCGGAGCCGGCCATTTGCTTGACGGTATCGTCAACATCCTGATCCATGTCGCGGGCTGAGTCGCTGCCGAAGTCGGCTTTCGTCTGTTCCCAGTCGTTGGCGAAGGCCTTCTTGACCCGGTCCCAGGCACTCATGTCGTCGTCGGTGTAATACTTTGCTTTGGTCGCCATCAGAGCGCTCCTCAATCAGTCAGTTCGTTCAGGCCCTTCCACGATGGTCGAGCTGTATCGCGAAGGGGCCTGATGCATCTCCCGTGCCGAAAGGCGAGGGTGGTCTGCAAACAACGGGAATCCGCAGTAAAACCCGAGCCTTTTCTGCTTGTGGTCGCTTCAGTTCGCAGGGCGAGCAACGTATTGTGAACGATTCATGTCCTTTACGATCGGGGAACGATCAGACGACGGGGCAACGCCGGGCGCAAAAGAAAAACCCTCCCCGTGTTGACGAGGAGGGTCTGAGAGAGCAGAAAGATCGCGGATTACTCGCGAACGAGTTCTTCGATCGTCAGTTTGAACTCGTCGGAGTTCGCTTTGAGTTCCGGAGCGTACATGCCGTAGCTGATGGTCGGCAGAGCCGAGAAGGTTCCCGGGATTTCTGCCCGGAGGCGATACTTCATGCTGCTGGTGCCGCGAGCGAGGCGACGCATGAAGAAGGCGACCTTCTCGTCGCGGAACTCGACATAGGCTCCGTTCGCTTCGGGAATGTAGCCGCTGCGAACATCAACCGGTTCGGTGCCGGCGGCTTTGAAGTCTTCGAGCAGGATGTACTCGTAGTCGTTCTTGCTGTCGATGCCGAGTTCGATTTCGATCAGGTCTCCGCTCACGACTTCATCGCCCGGTTTCAGTTCCACGCGGTCGAACTTCTCGACGTTCTGGTTGACGACCTGTCCCTGAGAGCCAGCGACATTGGCCGTGGCGTCTTTCTGCGGGACAAGCTTGTAAACCGAGCGGCGAACCTTGAGTTCGAGGCCGGTTGCCGTGATCGGATCTTCCAGCGTGAAGCTGGTCGCGTAGCCGTTCCAGTAGAGCGGGCCACGGCCGGTCTTGCGGAATTCGATCGTGTGCTTGCCGGTCGTCAGTTCCTCGCCTTTGAGCACGAGGGTGCCATCGAAGTCGAAGAGGTTGTCCTTTGTAATCTGGACGCTCTTCTTCTCGACGCCGTCGACGAGAATCTGCACGGTCATGCCGGGCTCGACTTCACCGGAGGCTTCGAGGAACTCGGCCATCGCTTCGATGCAGAGAGCCGTGTCCCGTGTGCTGTTCCAGTAAGAGCCATGCTTGCGGTTGTTGAGCAGATACTTGACGAGTCGCGATGCCCGTTCCCCCTTCGGGTCCACTCGAGTGAGCAGCTTGAGGTAGTAGGCGTTCGCTTCGATCTCGTTGCCATGCCAGTACCACCAGGAGTAGCCGGCGGGCAGCTTCAGGTACGCGGTCTGGTTCTCCAGGTCTTCGACGTAGTACTGCTCGATGTTTCGCAGCACCATGTCGAGTTTGTCCTGGACATCGAGCTTGTGCAGCGACAGGCCGAACATGGCCAGCGAGTACATCGAGAGCTTCGTCCGATCGCGGTACAGGTAGTCCTGCATCGTTTCGTTGTGAACGCCGGCATCGACGAGCACCATGAAGACAAGGGCGTCGATGTCGTTGGCATGATTCCGATACGGAGGCTTCGGCTTCTTCGCTTCGCCCCGTTTGAGCAGGCGAATTTGTTCTTCCTGGTACTTCTTCAGCCATTCGACGCCCCGTGGCAGCACGCCCTCGAGCAGAACGACTCCGTTCGCTTCGGCAATCTGCAGCCCGTGCACCACGGTCGCGGTAGTGTGTGGACCGGAGTGTTCGCCACGGCCGGAGAACCAGCCCCAGCCGCCGTCGGAGAGTTGCATGTCAGTCAGACGTTTGACGCCGACTTTCACGATCTCTTCCATCTCCTGCGTGCTGAAGACGGGATTGCGGTCATAGCGTTTCCACTGAGCGGCTCGTTCGTCGGCTGGGCCGAGTTCCTGAGCGTTCAGGTTGGTTCGTTTCTTCTCGATCGCTTCGAGATCGACGCCGAGTTCTATGAGCACGTTCTGTGAAATCACAGCCGGCACAAAGCGGTTCAGCGTCTGTTCGGTGCAGCCGTACGGGTAATCGATGAGATACGGAATCGCATCGACCAGAGCTCCGGCCAGTGTGGGCGAGTAGCGGACAATCAGCTCCGACTGCTCAGGACGACGTTCTTCCGGAATGTTGATCTCGAAGCTGCCCGTCTGATCATCCGGACGAATCACGCCGGTGTAGGAGTCGGTCTTCAGCATACCGTGCACGTAAACCGGGAAGGTCATCTGCATGGCGTCCGAATCGGCATCGGTCAGGGCCTGAACCGTGATGACGGCCTGACCTTCGGCGGTTGCTTTGACTCGCCAGTCGACGCGGACCTCGCCGTTGGCGGGAATGTCGATGATGCGAGAGATTTCATCGAGCGGCGAAAGAGTGTCCCCTTCGAGCTTGATCTCCACGCGGGTGGACTTGGCGTCTTTCAGGTAGTTGTGAACGTTGGCCGAGATAACGACCTCGTCTTTCTCCACGAAGAATCGCGGAGCCTGCAGACGCACGAGAACATCCTTCGCGGTGACGACACTGGCCGTGCCTTCGCCGACACGGGTCCCTTCGCCGACCGACCAGGCTCGCAGCTTCCATTCGGTCAGGTTTTCCGGCATGGGGAACGACACGGTGGCCCGTCCGTTCTTGTCCGGCGTGATGTTCGCGGCCCAGTAAGCGGTATCGGCGAATTCGGTCCGAACCGTCGGCTGGACGAATTCGGGCGTCTGCGACTGTGCGAAGAACTCTTCACCCGAGGCGTCTTCGGCGACCGCTCCGTCAACGGCCATTTTCGACATGGGTGCGGACGCCGGTGCGGGGGCGTCGCCCAGCATCATGCGACCGCGAAGACCCCCGCCGCCTCCACCGATACCGAAGCCTTCCATCTCGACGCCGAGCATTTCCGGCTCCATATCAGCGGCCAGATCGCCGAACAATCCGATCGACTGCATATGCTTTTCGCCGGGCTTCAGGATGTTGTAGAAGCCTCGCTGTAACGACGAGCGGTGCGTCGGATGATGCGACCGTCGGAACTTCCAGAAGTGAGCCTGGATGTCGCCGACGTTCGACCCGCCGGAGATGTATTCGACGCTGCGGTCGTAAACCGTCATCACGACTGAACCGGTGAGCGGCTGGCCGTCGTGGTCGGTCAGGATCAGTTCGACCTTCGCTTCTTCGCCGGGAAGATAGCGTTCGGAAGAGGGCTGAACCTCAACATTGATGACCCGCTTCTCGGGCGGGACGACGATGTCGCGAGCTTCCTGATACACCTCGGCTCCGCTGATCGTCATCGCTTCAACAAAGAAGTTCGGCATGTCTTCGGCTTTGACGCCGATGTCGACGACTGTGCTTTTGCCGTTGAGTTTCAACGTTTGCGGCGGCAGGTAGACGCCGTTGCTCGGACGCACGAACAGCAGAACGGTGGAGTTCTCCTGGTTCGTGTTGATCATCAGCTTGACGGTTTCGCCCGGCTGATAAGTCTTGCGGTCGGGAATGATTTCCAGATCGTTGAACTGGAAGTCGGCCAGTCCCGATTTCTCGCCGCGAACAGTGAAGACCGTTCCCCCTTCGCGTGTGTTGCCCTCGGCATCGGTCACGCTGCAGGAGATGCGGTACTGTCCGGGCTGAGCCGTTTTGAACTTCTGCTCGACCGTGCCCTGAGCATTCGTCTTCAGCGACCAGCTCTCGACTTCGGTTTCGGTCGGCTTGCCGTCCTTGTCGTACGTAATTCGCAGCAGCTTCAGTTCGACTGGACCCTGAATCGGTTTCTGAGCGATGGTCTGGGCTTTCACACTCACCGTGGCGACATCGCCGACGTTGTAGTAGCCGCGATCGAGCCAGGTGTAGACCTCGAACGGCTGCCGAGCCACGAGGACCGAACCGGTGCCGACAATGGTCCGCCGCGATTCATCAACCACTTCCGCGGTGATCGAATAGCGGTGATCCTCGTCGCCGTGCAGTTGTTTGGCGAGTTCGGTATCGATTTCGATGGTGATGGTCCCGTCGGGATTGAGCGGGACTTCGTTCTCGACAATCAACTCGGGTGGATCGGCTCGATGCGGCCACCACCAGGGCGTCGGCCGCGACAGGCCCCAGTTGTGGAATCCGGGATACCAGTGGTAATCGCTTCCGGTCCAGCCGTAGCCGTTGCCATACAACCAGTCCCACGGCTCCACCGGATACCAGCGGGACGTGTGGCTCGATCGTTCCACCTTGTATTTCACGAATCCATTGGCGACCGGAGCGCCGAAGTAGTACTTCGCCTTGACCGTTGCCGTGATCTTCTCGCCGAGCTTCACCGGTTTGTCGGGAGCATCGACGGTCACTTCGAACTCGGGCTTCTTGTATTCCTCGACGCGGAAGTTTCCGGCTCCGCCGAGTCCGTTTTTCCAGGGGATGGAAACGACATAGTTCCCGAGCACGGCGTCTTTCGGCAGCTTGATCTCGCCATCGAAGCCGCCGAACTCATCAGCCGTGAATTCTTTCTCCAGCAGTTTCTCGCCGCGAGGATCGGTGATCATCACCTCGAACTTCTGGCCGGCGAACTCGCATTCCTGGTCGGCTTCGAAGTTGGCCCGGCGGACCCAGAACTTGAACTTCACAGACTGGTCGGGCCGATACACGGGACGATCGGTAATCGCATAGACCTTCACCTGGTTGAAGCGATCCCAGTGGCGGCTGTTCCGCCAGATGCGATCGAAACCGAGATGGGCCACGCGGCCATCGTTCGTTTTCACAGTGACGAGCCAGCTCAAATCGCGTTCGAGCAGCTTCTCCCCGAGAATCAGCTGGCCCTCGGCATCGGTCTTGTCGGCGAACTCGGAAACGCTGACCTGCGGCGGCCGGTTTCCACGGTAGTTGACCTTGTAGCCGAACATGTCGAGACGGGCACCGGCTGCCGGTTCGCCCGTGCGGGCGTCGGCCACGTAGTACCATTCCTTGCCATCGAGCGGCTTCTTCACGATCGCGAGATCATCGAGCCAGACGACGATTCGGGACGTGT is a genomic window of Rubinisphaera margarita containing:
- a CDS encoding cyclic-phosphate processing receiver domain-containing protein; amino-acid sequence: MPSRRTIAVLEDDPERIAHFRPLLVEHFPQYELAFFEHAGEMTSWLESHFDEVVGMALDNDLPLRSMPDGTTQDCGEGREVADWLATRPPRFPIVIHSTNTWAVEYMLDVLGLAGWRIERVIPFPGTRWMTRYWIGAVRGLLENDADARD
- a CDS encoding phytoene desaturase family protein, whose translation is MAKDFLAGARDSYDIVVIGSGLAGLTGANVLAKAGYSVLLLEHHYQLGGMATWFKRRGGHIFDISLHGFPHGMIKSCRKYWTQEIADKIVQLKGIRFENPQFSLETTFNREDFTRLLIEKFQVEPQAVNDFFDTARSMNFYDDQSMTTRELFHKFFPGRDDVVRLLMEPITYANGSTLDDPAITYGIVFSNFMSKGVYTFQGGTDALVLQMKEEMLRNGVDLRIRSLVEKIEVDKDRNVTGVVVNGKRIGCRAVLSNSNVKSTILKMVGEENFDPAFVEETKAVRVNNSSCQVYFGLKPGVGFDYCGDLLFHSEHRGFDIDAMLSKDVSSRTFSFYYPETRPGSDRWLIVSSTNARYEDWANLSEEQYEKDKQELCDTTIDCLEQYVPDIREKLDWVEAATPRTFKHYTRHMHGASFGTKFEGLKVSQTLPHQIHGLHHAGSVGIIMSGWLGAVNYGVIVANEVDKYLTPKEATV
- a CDS encoding MG2 domain-containing protein; translated protein: MQRLVFLAGILGLSLATVFLRGEEPEVTDLKSQADQLYQDGNYNEARQKYRQLVLRDDATQKQIHDGLYRSVECMQRLDRIDEADAYLEDVLKAHPKTWHVPVSVAGVYQTMPHHGFLVEGEFKRGNHRGSDGAQYVDASERDRVRALQLLQDAMSMIEQASREDRARFYLDFSQAIMAHRGSPQTSWELQSLTDLSTLPDYENQQRWNRFGLGPGGSGTQGAPVDFEGNPIAYGVPASWEEAKNDGERWRWLLEQSRKSDESFTNKVMLRRAEFALSQFGVQTLGGFPGLFGGSKNDEELDQETAPFNVRLLEEDETIAQLATGVKRFHFPEEYDPIAIFGVVAQAERTTEGQQALSQLAQIFENRLQYPRAVEYWRKLLEVAPKDQKADIEERIRQIVEPWGQFEGVNVEPAGEQVKIPFRFRNGESIALQAYELKYELLLEDVKAYLKSNPQKWNWDLAQIGDIGHRIVVNNETKYRGKSVAKWNLKLEPREKHFDRRISVEAPLKKAGAYLLVGTMKDGNTSRIVVWLDDLAIVKKPLDGKEWYYVADARTGEPAAGARLDMFGYKVNYRGNRPPQVSVSEFADKTDAEGQLILGEKLLERDLSWLVTVKTNDGRVAHLGFDRIWRNSRHWDRFNQVKVYAITDRPVYRPDQSVKFKFWVRRANFEADQECEFAGQKFEVMITDPRGEKLLEKEFTADEFGGFDGEIKLPKDAVLGNYVVSIPWKNGLGGAGNFRVEEYKKPEFEVTVDAPDKPVKLGEKITATVKAKYYFGAPVANGFVKYKVERSSHTSRWYPVEPWDWLYGNGYGWTGSDYHWYPGFHNWGLSRPTPWWWPHRADPPELIVENEVPLNPDGTITIEIDTELAKQLHGDEDHRYSITAEVVDESRRTIVGTGSVLVARQPFEVYTWLDRGYYNVGDVATVSVKAQTIAQKPIQGPVELKLLRITYDKDGKPTETEVESWSLKTNAQGTVEQKFKTAQPGQYRISCSVTDAEGNTREGGTVFTVRGEKSGLADFQFNDLEIIPDRKTYQPGETVKLMINTNQENSTVLLFVRPSNGVYLPPQTLKLNGKSTVVDIGVKAEDMPNFFVEAMTISGAEVYQEARDIVVPPEKRVINVEVQPSSERYLPGEEAKVELILTDHDGQPLTGSVVMTVYDRSVEYISGGSNVGDIQAHFWKFRRSHHPTHRSSLQRGFYNILKPGEKHMQSIGLFGDLAADMEPEMLGVEMEGFGIGGGGGGLRGRMMLGDAPAPASAPMSKMAVDGAVAEDASGEEFFAQSQTPEFVQPTVRTEFADTAYWAANITPDKNGRATVSFPMPENLTEWKLRAWSVGEGTRVGEGTASVVTAKDVLVRLQAPRFFVEKDEVVISANVHNYLKDAKSTRVEIKLEGDTLSPLDEISRIIDIPANGEVRVDWRVKATAEGQAVITVQALTDADSDAMQMTFPVYVHGMLKTDSYTGVIRPDDQTGSFEINIPEERRPEQSELIVRYSPTLAGALVDAIPYLIDYPYGCTEQTLNRFVPAVISQNVLIELGVDLEAIEKKRTNLNAQELGPADERAAQWKRYDRNPVFSTQEMEEIVKVGVKRLTDMQLSDGGWGWFSGRGEHSGPHTTATVVHGLQIAEANGVVLLEGVLPRGVEWLKKYQEEQIRLLKRGEAKKPKPPYRNHANDIDALVFMVLVDAGVHNETMQDYLYRDRTKLSMYSLAMFGLSLHKLDVQDKLDMVLRNIEQYYVEDLENQTAYLKLPAGYSWWYWHGNEIEANAYYLKLLTRVDPKGERASRLVKYLLNNRKHGSYWNSTRDTALCIEAMAEFLEASGEVEPGMTVQILVDGVEKKSVQITKDNLFDFDGTLVLKGEELTTGKHTIEFRKTGRGPLYWNGYATSFTLEDPITATGLELKVRRSVYKLVPQKDATANVAGSQGQVVNQNVEKFDRVELKPGDEVVSGDLIEIELGIDSKNDYEYILLEDFKAAGTEPVDVRSGYIPEANGAYVEFRDEKVAFFMRRLARGTSSMKYRLRAEIPGTFSALPTISYGMYAPELKANSDEFKLTIEELVRE